From Candidatus Nanoarchaeia archaeon, one genomic window encodes:
- a CDS encoding dihydrodipicolinate reductase C-terminal domain-containing protein, whose protein sequence is MTGPIQVMVNGLKGKMATSIAQAIYTDPKGKAFCNSLHQEPDYEFDLLSLSLTGPETKANEIDGTLPNSIVSLRFLTLRFEQQRIMLIKPDERGQLPGLLTESGLIPSSIIAVDYTRPDAVNSNAELYCSLGMPFVMGTTGGDRPKLEETVKNSKIPAVIAPNMTKQIVVFQAMMQYAAETFPGAFRGYRLKIRESHQTGKADTSGTAKAMVQYFNQLGIPFTTDQIEMVRNPCEQMMLGVPKEALSGHGWHTYTLLSEDGNVLFQFTHNVNGREPYVSGTLDAIRFLHTKVEAGEKGLYTMINVAKGK, encoded by the coding sequence ATGACAGGACCAATTCAGGTTATGGTAAATGGCTTGAAAGGAAAGATGGCAACATCGATTGCCCAGGCAATCTATACCGATCCAAAAGGAAAAGCTTTTTGTAACTCATTGCATCAAGAACCCGATTATGAATTCGACCTTTTGAGTCTCTCGCTAACAGGTCCAGAAACCAAAGCGAATGAAATAGATGGCACATTACCTAATTCGATAGTAAGCTTGAGATTCTTAACTCTGAGATTTGAGCAGCAGCGTATTATGTTAATAAAGCCAGATGAAAGAGGCCAATTACCAGGCCTCCTTACTGAATCTGGACTTATCCCTTCGTCAATAATAGCTGTTGACTACACCCGTCCTGATGCGGTGAACAGCAATGCAGAGCTCTATTGTAGCTTGGGCATGCCTTTTGTCATGGGAACAACAGGAGGAGACCGACCAAAATTAGAGGAAACTGTGAAGAATTCAAAAATCCCTGCAGTCATAGCCCCAAACATGACAAAGCAGATTGTTGTATTCCAGGCAATGATGCAGTATGCTGCAGAGACATTCCCCGGTGCGTTCAGGGGATATAGGCTCAAAATTAGGGAAAGCCACCAGACTGGAAAAGCAGACACAAGCGGAACAGCAAAAGCAATGGTTCAATACTTTAATCAATTGGGAATCCCCTTCACAACCGATCAGATTGAAATGGTAAGAAACCCTTGCGAACAAATGATGCTTGGGGTCCCAAAGGAAGCGTTAAGTGGGCATGGTTGGCATACCTACACCCTGCTCTCAGAAGATGGGAATGTCTTGTTTCAGTTCACGCATAATGTCAATGGAAGAGAGCCTTATGTATCAGGAACCCTTGACGCAATACGATTCCTGCATACAAAAGTGGAAGCAGGAGAAAAAGGCCTCTACACCATGATTAACGTGGCAAAGGGAAAATAA